A stretch of DNA from Syntrophales bacterium:
GATGCGGAGATATTTGAGGCCATTGAGAAGGCCGCGGAAACCTGCAACATGGCGAAGAGCCAGTTAGCCCAGGAAGCCTTCAGGCTATGGTTCAAAAAAAAGACCGAAGAATCGATGGCCGCAGGATATGTTGAAATGGCCAGGGAAGACAGGGAATTTGCTGATACAGCCCTTGATGCCCAAAGGGAGATTTTATAGTGAAGGGTTTTCCTGCGCGCGGCGAGGTGTGGCTTGTGAACTGGAATCCTGCCAGGGGAAGCGAACAGGCAGGCAAAAGACCCGCGCTTGTTATCCAGAACGACATTGGCAATGAAAAAGCTTCCACCACTATCGCGGCAGCTATTTCAGTTTCCGTTAAAATCTATCCTATGAACGTCAAAATTGATCCTCCGGAAGGAGGATTAGAGCGTCCCTCCATCGTAAAAACAGGCCAGATACTTACCGTATCCAAAGAGAGGCTGGAAAAAAGACTTGGCCGGATCAGCGCAAAAAAGATGGAAGAAGTCAATCGCGCCATGAAATTAAGCTTAGATATTTCATGATCCATAAAACACCCAAATCCACCAGACAAACCAAACACACCAAATAAAGGAGGTGTGAAAGTGATTTACAGAGTAATCATCGAAAAAGGTGAAGATTTTGGTTATATAGCGCATTGTCCAGCTATTCCCGGTTGCCATTCTCAAGGGAAAATCATGGAAGAAGCAATTGAAAACATTAAAGATGCCATAAGGGGTTGTCTTTCAGTTTTAGATAAGGATTTGATTTCTGAGAAAAAGGAACTGGCTTCCACTGAGGTAGCGGTGTAATGGCAAAATTGCCTGTAATCTCCGGCAAGGACGCTGTAAAAGCTTTTGAGAAAGACGGCTGGGAAGTAAAAAGAAGAGCAAAAAGCAGACATATCATTATGAAGAAAGAAGGAATGGCAACTACTTTATCTATAGGGAATAGGGGGGCAGTATACTAAATTCTTTTTTATCTTGTGCTCCGGACAGTTCTTTTCCGCAGAAATTAGTATACTCTACCCCTATTCCCCGGTAAACTACTGGGCGTAGCTCGACGCCGGCTTGACATAAAAGGAGGATGATCTAATGAATACATCGAAAGGTGAACAATATGTGATCAATGAAAAAGGTAATGCCACTGCTGTTATTCTTCCCATAGAAAGCTATAAGAAGATCCTTGCCATTCTTCAAGAAGTTGAAGGCCGTAAGGAAACGAAAATTCTTTCTCAGTCAGTTGAATTTAAAAAATTGGCCAAAAAGGGACTAGAGGACATCAAGTTAGATAGAATCAAACCATGGAAGGAAGCTTGGGATGAATTATAAAGTTTATTTGACCGAAACCTTCCAGAAGTCCATGAAAATACTGAAAAAGAAATATCGTAGGGTCAAGGATGACATTGCAGGTACCATCCAGGCGATAGAAGAAGATCCAACCATCGGGGACCCGATCCCTGGCTGGAACGAAGAGATTTGGAAAGCAAGAACTGCGAGTTCCGATGTTAAGAAGGGAACTCGCGGTGGCTTTCGATCAATTTACCTCTGGAAATCAGGAGAAATCACTGTTTATATGTTGGCAGATATTTTAAGGGGGATAAGCGGGATATTTCTAAGAAGGAAATCGAAGCAATACTCAAGAAGCTTAATCAGGAATTGGCCTAAGCTACTTCGGGGACATGACCCAAACAAACCCCACAAAAATCAAACCCATATCCCTTACCCCCGCATTTCCAGTAGCGCCTTTGCGTGAGCCAAGGTTAAACCTTGACAGTTGGGGGCAGATGTATTACAAAAATAGACAAATTCGTAATACTGGAGAATTGACATGCCTATAGTAACATCGACAATAAAGGGCCAGATTGTTATTCCCGCAGAGATTCGGGCAAAGTTTAAGATCAAGAAGGGCACGCAAGTCAACGTCTATGACGATGGAAATAGAATCATCGTGGAGCCCATCGCAGACGACCCGATCGAAGAAGGGCGGGGTATGCTGAAGACAAGAGGAAAGATTTTGAGAGCCCTCGTAGAGGACAGGAAGAAAGAAGCGGAACTGTGAAGAAATATGTAATGGACAGTTTTGCGATGATCGCCTTTTTCGAAGATGAACCCGGGGCTGACAGGGTAGCGTTGATTTTGAAGTCACTAATGGATCGAAGGGCTAAGGCATACATGTCAGTGATCAACTGGGGTGAGATTTACTACAATACCATGAGAGAGCAAGGAGTTGAAACTGCAGAGAAGGTGATTGGACAACTCAAACAATATCCTATTGAATTAGTAGATGCTGACCAAAAGTTGACTTACGAAGCAGCCAATTTGAAAGGTAGATACAAGATAGCTTATGCCGACTGTTTTGCTGCGGCCCTTTCACATAGACTAAATGCAGTAATAGTTACCGGTGACCCTGAATTTAAGAAGCTCGGCGTCAAATATTCGATTCAATGGCTTGACACCAAACAGACCAAACACACCAAATAAAGGAGGTGTGAGCTTTGCATAATACCAATATTGTCATTGCGAGCGACACGCGGCGCAAGCGCCTGCGCTGCGCGAGCGAAGCAATCTCATAACATATTGATAATTCATAAGATTGCCACGTCGCTAAAGCTCCTCGCAATGACCAGAATTGCAGTTTTGCAAAGCTCTCGAGGTGTGAAAGTGATTTACAGAGTAATCATCGAAAAAGGTGAAGATTTTGGTTATATAGCGCATTGTCCGGCTATTCCCGGTTGCCATTCTCAAGGGAAAACCATGGAAGAAGCAATTGAAAATATTAAAGCGTTTCGAAAGGCGGGTTTCACTGACGCGCCCAGAAGAGGTAAAGGCAGCCAGGATCGGGGCGCGAATATTTAATAATTAAGATGTGACCTTCTTTCCTGAAATTGACACTTGACAAACAAACCCATTAATATATACTGAAAATATATATTAATGGTGGAGGGTAACAATGAAAACAGCAAAATTGTTTAAGAACGGGCAAAGCCAGGCCGTCAGATTGCCAAAGGAATTCAGAATGACAGGTGACGAAGTGTATATCAAAAAACAAGGCGATGCGATTATCTTATTACCTAAAGAAAAGTCATGGGATACTCTTTTTGACAGTCTGAAACATTTCGCAAAAGATTTTAAAATCGAGCGAAATCAACCCGCAGAAAATCAAAAACGAGAGCCAATGTTCAAATGAAATACCTCCTGGACACAAATATTTGCATATACATCATAAATGAAAAGCCAGAAAAGGTATTGAGAAAATTTGAACAATATCCCGTTTCTGAATTTGGGATTTCTTCAATAACACACGCAGAGTTGCAATATGGAGTTGAGAAAAGTAAAAATAAAAATATAAATCAAGATGCCCTTGATGAGTTCCTGCTGCCGCTAACGATTCTTCCTTTTCATGGCAAAAGATTGGTTACATGCTATGGGGAAATAAGGGCATTGCTGGAATCCAAAGGTAAAACAATTGGCCCGCTTGATACGCTAATCGCTGCCCATGCTTTGGATCTGAAGTTAACGATTATTTCAAACAACATCAAAGAATTTTCGAGAATTCCAAACCTCAAATGTGAAAATTGGACATAAAATAGGGGGACAGTAGGAAGCCGGAATCCTAAAACCCTTCAGCCTTCAGCCTGTATTTAACCTTGACTATAATACAGCTATCGCACATAAATGGCTTGACTTTGTCACAACCCCAGTTTCGTTTTCAGGGAGCCACATTTGTTTTACAGAAAGAGAACTTTGCATAATCGACATCCAGGTCATTGCCAGGAACGAAGTGACGAAGCAATCTCTTTTTTGTTATCAATGACTTGAGAGCTTTGCAAAACTGCAATTCTGGTCATTGCGAGGAGCTTTAGCGACGCGGCAATCTTATGAATTAAGACCTTTGAATTTTGCCGGAAATAGCTTAAATTGTCATTCCCGTGAAAACGGGAATCCAGTATTCTCAATTAGTTATAGATTCCCGCTTTCGCGGGAATGACAGAAAGAGGGCATTTTTCAAAGCTCTCGAATTATCAATATGTTGCGAGATTGCTTCGCTCGCGCAGCGCAGGCGCTTGCGCCGC
This window harbors:
- a CDS encoding type II toxin-antitoxin system PemK/MazF family toxin, with translation MKGFPARGEVWLVNWNPARGSEQAGKRPALVIQNDIGNEKASTTIAAAISVSVKIYPMNVKIDPPEGGLERPSIVKTGQILTVSKERLEKRLGRISAKKMEEVNRAMKLSLDIS
- a CDS encoding type II toxin-antitoxin system HicB family antitoxin, whose translation is MIYRVIIEKGEDFGYIAHCPAIPGCHSQGKIMEEAIENIKDAIRGCLSVLDKDLISEKKELASTEVAV
- a CDS encoding type II toxin-antitoxin system HicA family toxin, with the translated sequence MAKLPVISGKDAVKAFEKDGWEVKRRAKSRHIIMKKEGMATTLSIGNRGAVY
- a CDS encoding AbrB/MazE/SpoVT family DNA-binding domain-containing protein, with product MPIVTSTIKGQIVIPAEIRAKFKIKKGTQVNVYDDGNRIIVEPIADDPIEEGRGMLKTRGKILRALVEDRKKEAEL
- a CDS encoding type II toxin-antitoxin system VapC family toxin; translation: MKKYVMDSFAMIAFFEDEPGADRVALILKSLMDRRAKAYMSVINWGEIYYNTMREQGVETAEKVIGQLKQYPIELVDADQKLTYEAANLKGRYKIAYADCFAAALSHRLNAVIVTGDPEFKKLGVKYSIQWLDTKQTKHTK
- a CDS encoding type II toxin-antitoxin system HicB family antitoxin, with amino-acid sequence MIYRVIIEKGEDFGYIAHCPAIPGCHSQGKTMEEAIENIKAFRKAGFTDAPRRGKGSQDRGANI
- the vapB gene encoding type II toxin-antitoxin system VapB family antitoxin; this encodes MKTAKLFKNGQSQAVRLPKEFRMTGDEVYIKKQGDAIILLPKEKSWDTLFDSLKHFAKDFKIERNQPAENQKREPMFK
- a CDS encoding type II toxin-antitoxin system VapC family toxin; this translates as MKYLLDTNICIYIINEKPEKVLRKFEQYPVSEFGISSITHAELQYGVEKSKNKNINQDALDEFLLPLTILPFHGKRLVTCYGEIRALLESKGKTIGPLDTLIAAHALDLKLTIISNNIKEFSRIPNLKCENWT